The Musa acuminata AAA Group cultivar baxijiao chromosome BXJ3-6, Cavendish_Baxijiao_AAA, whole genome shotgun sequence region CGCGGGTCCCGTTCCCTAGCCCACCACTTCCGAGAAACCAGAagtagaggagagagagagagagagaggaataagaATCGACGAAGGCCTGTTAGGAACGGGGAGGAGAAAGAAACGTGAAATGGCGAGGAGACGGCAGCGAGAGATCCCGCCTTGCTCCAAGACGTACGGCTTCCCCATCTACTGCGCCGCTTGGGTCCCCATCGACCGGATCTCCTCTGCCGCTGCCGAGGAAGAGgccgccgggaagaagaaggaaggaggaggCGAGGTTGCAGCCGTGGAGGAGACCGCCGAGAAGAAggaacaaggaggaggaggaggcgaggtGGCGGTGGCCGAGGAGGAGGCCGCGGAGAAGAAGGAACAGGAAGGAGGCCAGTCGTTCCACACGCTCGATCCCAATTGGCTCCTGGTGGCGCTGGGGGGAGGCGGCGGCGAAGGACGGAGCGGGGTTCCCAATGTCCTCCTGATTGCCGAGTTCGACTTGATCTCGCGATCTCTCTCCGACACGCCGGTAATATTCTTTCTTCCCTCAGTTTCAAGAACCCTATGTAACCCATCGATTCCTGAATCCGAACTTGTTCTTTTCGAATTTCGTTATAATTTTAGCGTCTGAAGTGGTTATGAGGCGTGGCTTCTTGATTCTTGAAGTTTTCGTTGCCTGGTGTAGGTTTTCAGGTTGGGAACCGATGCCGATGTGCCTTATAGGATGGCGGTGCACCCTGGAGGAGACGGCGTTGTCTGCGCGTTTCCAAAGAGTTGCAGGTGTCAGAAACTCTCGTCCTCATGTCAATTTAGTGTTACAATATCGTTGTCTTGAAACTCTTGTGCTTTTGGTATTATACCTTTTGCGCTAAAAAGATACCATGAACTTGACACAAGCACTTGGTTAAAATGTACAAGTTAATTTGACTCGGCATTCATGCCCTCATATACAGTTTTGACATCGAAATCATGAGCAAGATGTATTTTCAACTCTCAGTTCCCTATATTTTTTACACTTGTTATTCTCTAATTTTTGGAGAAGAATTGGCATCTAGCTGTCACAATTCAACGACTTATTACAAAAGAATACTTGTATCACTTGCAAAGACTTTTGCAATATGTTTAGTGTATCTAGCTGTCACAATTTGAGAGCTATCCTACGATGCCATGCTTTAAAATGGAGAACATGAGATTTAGAGAAACATTCAAAGATATGCAGATTCTCCTATTCAGTGTTTTGGGTGTTGTTGCTTTTCTTAGTGATATTTATTTGCTTTTTTACGATGTAGTGTGCCAGAGATTTCTGTTTATGATGAATAAGCATGGTTTGATCTTTCTTGTGATCGTGAACATTTGTTTTTATCTGCCCCTCTAGATGGTTTGACTGGGACGTTCCAGAGAGCAAGAAAACCTATAAACTGGCCTTGAAATCTTCTGCAAAGATATTGACACCATTAGAAGATGTTGGGCTGCAGTTAGCATTGGCCTTTGACGCTGAAGGTTCTATACTTGCAACTGGTGGTGAGGTAGGTAATTTCTTTCTGGTTGTTTCAGTtaggaagagaacataaaagGTTGTGATATTGTAGTAGTTATCATTTGGATGTTTCATACTGCAGTATGTTCTTGCTTAGTAATTAAGTGTTGACATCTATTTTAGTGGACACTGCTTTCTTATACCATCCGAGCATTCTATATAAGTTGCATGACAGTTGAGATTTCATGTTCCATCAATGAAATATCCCTGAAAAAAGACGATTAAAATTTCATGTAACTTGTTTAAAGTTTTATGGTGTAGCCCCCACAATACATGGGACTACATGGTAAGGAAAAGTAACACTATAGAATTAGAAAAGGAGAGTAAGAAAAGCAGAAGACATGCTGCCACATGCATGAATTTACATGAATGCCTCGTCTTTAATTTTGAGCTGCTACATGCAGGATGGGCATTTGAGGGTCTTCAAGTGGCCAAGCATGGAAATTATTCTGGATCAAACTGATGCTCATACAACCGTGAAGGATCTGGATTTTAGGTGGATGGACGCCTATGCATACTAAATTTATAAAgttattggattttttttttttttttttttgttatcatgTATCATTTCTGagcctatgaaatgatttgcagctcAAATGGTAAGTTTCTTGTGTCATTGGGCAACAGTGGCCCATGCAGAGTTTGGGATTTGACATCATCAACAGCTATAGCCAGTCTGCCAAGGGAAATTGTAAGTTTCTTAAGTTATTCTTATATGTGGCTGTGTTTGAAATTTTTGCTGAACATACTATTCTAAACTATATCTGCTTCCAGGGTGAAATTTTTGGCTTCTGCAGATTCTCTCAGACCAGGGCTGATAATCCAGTTTTATATGTTACTGCAATGCACGGTGTCGTTGTTGGATAAGGCTATTTCTTCTTGGAAGTTTTTCACTATAGTCTCAATTTTTATAGGATATAACACCAAACAACATACGTACAGGTAACCAAGCAAAGCTAGTGTCTTGGGATTCCGTTTCATGGAAGAGGGTTGGAGAAAGAAAGATAGGTCGTGATCCAATTTCCGCATTCAACGTATCCATGGATGGTAAACACCTTGCTGCGTAAGTGACTCAACTTATACGTCCATCACCGGGTATAGGTCTGTTAGTGATATTTTCCTATGCTTTGCTATTTCATTTGCATGATTTATTCTATTAGTCGTATTCTACTTCTGTGAGTCTACAAGGTTGATAGTAACAGAAGTATATGACTTAGAGTAATTTGAATTTGGAAATATGAGCTGTAGCTTTTTGTGGGTTCCCCTGGGGTAACGTCCTGTCATACCCCTTTATTTATTGTTTTGACTTGTGGCTTTTTTTATGCATCTGAAGTTCTAAGCCGAACTTCAGAAATAATTACCACCATCTAACTATCTTTTCTCGACTCAGAAATAATTTAGGTGACCATTTTCTGTTCTTTTAATGATGCAAACATGCTCTAATTTGACCCCCTTAAGATTTTTTCCTTTCATCTGGATTTCGGAGAACAGAATGATTCTTCTGTCTTTCTTAAAGAGGTATTAAAGCATTTCATCATTCTTTGTGTCTGCCTTGACTTTGTCAAGAGTCCATAATTGTATCATCTTTGGAAATAGGCCATCCCAATATGTGGCTCAATCAGTAGTGACTGAATACACCCAACATTCATTATTTTGTGTAAAAAAGGAAAATTCTTTGCTTCCGTagtttattttcttgaaaagaagagcCTTTTCTTCACTGTTTGCAGTGGGACTGTTGAAGGGGATATTACTATATTGAGCTCGTTGGATATGCGGGTGCAGATGACGGTTAAAAAGGCACACCTTGGCATCGTGACTGCATTGGCTTTCACACAAGATTCAAGGTTATTATTCCACCttcccaccccaccccaccccccgcATCATAATCTTAGGGTCATAAGAACTTTTTTTCTTTGTCGCGTACAGGGCACTGGTTTCTACATCCTTCGATTCAAATGCACGAGTCACAGTAATCGAGAGCCAAAAAAGTAGCGGTAAAGTCTCGATCTGCCTTTTGGTCTAGTTGCATGCTTATGTTTTTGAAGATTTTGATTATATGTCCGTCGCCAGGGCCCAACCTGTGGCTTTTCGTGCTGGTTATCATGCTGGCCGTTCTGGTCTATTACTTGAGGTTTACGGGAGTCTTTTAAAGGGGTGCACTTCGGGCTGCTTTTTGTTCGGGGATACTTTTTGTCGTACAAGGGACCGTTTCGATTGaataatatgttcaggaatgcttTTGGACGCCAAATGGAATGAATGCACCGACAGAATGACCGACTATTTTCTGCTCTGGGTTCAAGAAGAACAATTGAGAGCTCCCAATAGCTTTATTAATGAGTTGCAAATTTAGGTTGGATTGTTTTTTGGTTTCATAAGAATTCGCCTGTAGACACTGCCATGTACAActccaaataaaataaaataaaaaattgaagagATAAAAGGTGGTACCGCCAACCAAGGCAGGCAAATCCAACATATTCAAAAAAGGCTTCAGTCGAAGAGACACACCCTAGTACTGATGCCCACAAGGACTACCATTCACACAATGACTACAACATCAACAACGCTACTACACATACAAATCTTCGAACATTCAGTCGGAAGAGAGACGGTCCCTGGTACTCAAGATGCCCACAGAGACtaccatctctcatacacatcacTCGTCTCTAGTGCTGTCCTTGATCCACTCCAGATACTTGTGATTCCCGCCAGTGATGGGCATGGCAATGACTTCAGGAACCCTGCATCCATATTTCTAATTGTCAActtactctatatatatatatatatatattggaaccATGGCACTTACTCGTACTCATGATTGGATTTCACATGTTCAGTCAATGCACCAAGAAGGGATTCCCGGGTCTTTATTATCAGTAGTTCCTCAGAATCTGTTTGTACCTGAAAATTTAATACACAAAGGCTGTAACAAAATTGCCTCccaaatcaatattttaaataagaaagaattccATTAACCCTTAGAATCGAACCTTGCCATCCCACCAATAAACTGACTCGATACCTGCAACCATAAAATGCACGCATGCTCAGAGAAACATCAATTTGAATGACGTATCTTACAAGTATTTATGATATAAAATGCACGCATGCTCAGAGAAACATCAATAAACTGGTTCTGGAAGATGAACCAGAAGGATGGCTCTCATTTGATTTCATCAATTACTGGAATCCTTGAAAAGAAATATAAGGACTTGTATGGATCCTTGTACTTAAAAGATAACAAGAAGCTGTAATGTCAAACGAAGTTTTCAATAATCAAACAAAGAGATCTTTTGTGATTTCTAATTAGGAATGAGCTACATGAATTTTTCCTACAATTCAGCCCCATTGAAGGCAAAATCAATAATTAAACAAAgagcaatcttttttttttttgtgtgtgtgtgttttctaATAAAGTTCTCAAAATTAGGAATCTTAGAGACCTCCTCATATTCATTGAACACATACTTCCAGATGCCAGATATGGTCCTGTTTTTGGATCAATAAGCATGTTGGATTTGGTTTTGGAACTAGATGGATCCAGCCTGACAACTTCCATCTATGACGTGCAATCTCCAACGACAAAAGGATAAAAGTTCCTTTTTACAATTATATCGAATTCTAAAACAGTAAAGTCACAAAGGAAATGATTTCTGATATTATCTTACAAAGGAGTGAAGGATATCTCTAGCAATGAGTTCAAAGAAAATGCTACATATAAACTTTCAAGCAAGATAGTTGCATGTTGCTACAGTCAACAAGATCttcataattaaataaatatctgCCATATACACAGAATCTATAAAACACTAATAAACAAAGATGAAAGGCACAAAACTTGATATGAATGTATTTTTAAGCAGGATTATCACATGCCGTAAAAACAAAACTGATGTACATGCCTGGCACTCGATTGACACATGCAGCAAGTCTTTCCTTGATGATGCTTTCTGCAAGTTTCATGCCTATGTTTCAACAAGTAAAATCATTTAATTATGAATTCAAATAGCACTAGAAAATTTGGAAAGGAACATCATAATTAGAGAGCAACAGACAAATTAGAGAATAAAGTAGATTTGTGTAATTTAGAGAGAAATAAGTCCAAAAGCATGGAGATGCATTTGGTATCATGTTAATATCATAATTGTCTCAAACAACAAACATAAACATGCATCCGTCAGTAAATTAGATGCAATATAGTTGCCCATCACTGTCCCCTCAACTTACACAGAAAGATGGGCATCAGCTTATTGCACAAAACTTAATCATCTGCTAGGCATAGGAAAAAAATTTTCCTTGTGATTGGCGCATGTACACATGACAAATGAGGGATAACATTACTACATGAAGCCTGTCGCTGGAAGTGACAAATTTTGAAACTTATTTAGTAAATCAAAATGTTGTTCATgcataaataagaaaataaattgtATACATTTTGGATTGGATgatcaaaccaaaaaaaaaaaatggaaaagctTATTATTATTCAAGGAATGCCTATAATCAAGAAACTTATAATTGAAGGAAATTTGAATGATTATATAAGAAAAACATATGGTGAATATAAAGGGGGTGCATGGGGGGGATTTGGATATGGGGAGAAAAATGAAGATGATAGTATAATTTTTAGATTTTACAACTTCgtatgatcttataattgtaaATACCCATTATAAGAAGAGATACgaacatttatttacttataaGAGTGGTCATAACTGTAGTCTAATAAATAGACTTTCTTATCACTCAAAGATTGATAAAATTAGAAAGTATGACAAATCAACATAAGTTGATGGTATTAGATATTTAGAAAATGaaagaataaaaagataatagaaaaaactACTAGGATTAGATggtgaaattttaaaaatgataatgtaaACGCTTTTAATAATAAGATGAAAAAAAACGTAACTTAAataaggataatattaatattatttgaactACGATGGATAATAAGATTAGGAGCTTAACAAAAGAGATTCTTAGTAAAACTAAAGGTAAAGGTGTAAAAATAAGAGAGAGTtggtgattgtacgaggaaatttaaaaaatattttttacaaaaagatcatgttttaaagattaataaaattataaaaataaggaaaaacttaaaagacataaaaaattaaaaaagaggCTACAAAAAGCCGTTagtatgataagatataaaacttacgataatttttataataaattaggtactaAAGATGGTAAAAAAGATACATATCGAATTGctaaagataggaaaagaaaatataaggatttaggtaatattagatgcattaaagtTGAAGATCAAAGAATAATTGTTAATGACAATGAGATTAAGgaaagatgaaaaattatttttataaattatttaatgaatattccacaCAAAACTTAGATTTAATGAAGGAAGATGAAAATAACTAAAGAGCATGAGGCCTAATGATATCCCTATTGAGGTATGAAAAAGTTTAGGGAACAAGTGAGTAGCTTGATTAACTGGTTTATCtaacaaaatcatgagattcGAAAGAATGTCTAATGAATAGAAAAAGAGTTTTCTAGTGCTAATTTATAAAAGTAAAGGTGACACACCAGATTGTTCAAATTATaaaggaattaaaatcatgagtcatacTATGAAACTTCAGAAAAAAGTCATCGAAAGTAGGATAAggcttgaaacaaatatctctgAAAAGCAATTTGGTTCTATGCTTATAAGATCAACCATAGAAGCTATTTTATTAAGATAGATAATGaaaaagtatagggagaaaaaaaaagatgtgcATATAGTTAATGAAAATGTATCCACtacttatattgatgttattaaatatACGTATGATAATGTAGTTATTAGTGTTAGAACTATAGGGAGTGTAActagtgagtttcctattagcatgGGATTACACCGAGGATCCACATTAAATCCCcatcttttcacattgataatggatgaacttactaGTCACTTACATGATACACCTCGTTAGTATATATTATTAGttgatgatattgtcttagtCGATGAGAGCTTAAgtgaatatatataattttaataattttagaaatagacaagagaatatagttaaattggatggacaagaaacccctttaagtaaaagttttaggtatCTTAGATCAATTCTTTAACAAGATAGAGAAatcaatgaagatattattcatagagtaaaaacggGATAATTAAAATGGAAAGATGCATCAaaagtcttgtgtgatcatcgaatatctttaagattaataggaaaattttataaaatggttgtaagaccaacaatgctttatggatctgAGCGTTGAACagtcaagaaaaaatatatacaaatagTTTGTGTTGccaagatgagaatgttgagatggatgtattgcgttactaaaaaaaaaagaaaaaaatacttttattcgtgaaTAAGTAAGTATCACTTCAACAGAAGATGCGATAagataaaatcatttaagatgatatgagtATATGCTGAGAGGACCTCCAGATGTGGTAGTCAGaaaggtgaaataattaatgttagtggtataaAAAAAGGTAGAGAAAGAcaaaaagactttaataaaaactataaataaatatttaggtactttaaacttaactaaacatatggttttttatagatctcaatggCAACAAAAAATACATGTAGTTAACCCCAAATATTTAGGACTtacaactttgttgttgttgttgtaatttaAGATACCATCATAGCCTTCATGGAAGAAAATAAATATTACTTTTTTATATAACTTTTCATAAGCTTCTTCCAAGCTGATTATTGAACttatatctttttctttcttttaaccaTATATCCATATAATGATCTTCAttca contains the following coding sequences:
- the LOC103987442 gene encoding SEC12-like protein 2, with product MARRRQREIPPCSKTYGFPIYCAAWVPIDRISSAAAEEEAAGKKKEGGGEVAAVEETAEKKEQGGGGGEVAVAEEEAAEKKEQEGGQSFHTLDPNWLLVALGGGGGEGRSGVPNVLLIAEFDLISRSLSDTPVFRLGTDADVPYRMAVHPGGDGVVCAFPKSCRWFDWDVPESKKTYKLALKSSAKILTPLEDVGLQLALAFDAEGSILATGGEDGHLRVFKWPSMEIILDQTDAHTTVKDLDFSSNGKFLVSLGNSGPCRVWDLTSSTAIASLPREIGEIFGFCRFSQTRADNPVLYVTAMHGNQAKLVSWDSVSWKRVGERKIGRDPISAFNVSMDGKHLAAGTVEGDITILSSLDMRVQMTVKKAHLGIVTALAFTQDSRALVSTSFDSNARVTVIESQKSSGPNLWLFVLVIMLAVLVYYLRFTGVF